In Silene latifolia isolate original U9 population chromosome X, ASM4854445v1, whole genome shotgun sequence, the following proteins share a genomic window:
- the LOC141617418 gene encoding protein ADP-ribosyltransferase PARP3-like isoform X3, whose translation MLQFIASLICDISGSTLEDPLSNRYNKLRCKITPLEDSSADYKMTVKYFEKTNEPIKVGEISCDISVENIFNVDSSAGSSSEDIKKLPNKVLLWRGTCSSNLLRHLQKESLPALCSIPVPGYMFGVSLGGDSVL comes from the exons ATGCTTCAATTCATTGCATCTCTGATAT GCGATATAAGTGGCTCAACCCTGGAGGATCCGTTATCAAACCGATATAACAAGCTCAGATGCAAAATCACCCCACTGGAGGACTCCTCAGCTGACTACAAAATGACTGTAAAGTACTTTgagaaaacaaatgaacccaTCAAAGTTGGTGAGATT AGTTGCGATATTTCAGTCGAGAATATCTTCAATGTTGATTCGAGTGCTGGATCATCCTCTGAGGACATCAAGAAGTTGCCTAACAAAGTTCTATTATGGCGTG GAACATGTAGCTCAAACCTTCTACGACACCTCCAGAAAGAATCCCTTCCTGCTTTGTGTTCGATTCCTGTTCCTGGCTACATG TTTGGTGTTAGTTTGGGAGGCGATAGTGTGCTATGA
- the LOC141617418 gene encoding protein ADP-ribosyltransferase PARP3-like isoform X2: protein MVVAPLETVRDITVALHMIGDISGSTLEDPLSNRYNKLRCKITPLEDSSADYKMTVKYFEKTNEPIKVGEISCDISVENIFNVDSSAGSSSEDIKKLPNKVLLWRGTCSSNLLRHLQKESLPALCSIPVPGYMFGVSLGGDSVL from the exons ATG GTTGTCGCGCCCCTTGAGACAGTTAGGGATATAACCGTGGCTTTACATATGATAGGCGATATAAGTGGCTCAACCCTGGAGGATCCGTTATCAAACCGATATAACAAGCTCAGATGCAAAATCACCCCACTGGAGGACTCCTCAGCTGACTACAAAATGACTGTAAAGTACTTTgagaaaacaaatgaacccaTCAAAGTTGGTGAGATT AGTTGCGATATTTCAGTCGAGAATATCTTCAATGTTGATTCGAGTGCTGGATCATCCTCTGAGGACATCAAGAAGTTGCCTAACAAAGTTCTATTATGGCGTG GAACATGTAGCTCAAACCTTCTACGACACCTCCAGAAAGAATCCCTTCCTGCTTTGTGTTCGATTCCTGTTCCTGGCTACATG TTTGGTGTTAGTTTGGGAGGCGATAGTGTGCTATGA
- the LOC141617418 gene encoding protein ADP-ribosyltransferase PARP3-like isoform X1, which produces MHSTQPFIIKYFQELADRVVAPLETVRDITVALHMIGDISGSTLEDPLSNRYNKLRCKITPLEDSSADYKMTVKYFEKTNEPIKVGEISCDISVENIFNVDSSAGSSSEDIKKLPNKVLLWRGTCSSNLLRHLQKESLPALCSIPVPGYMFGVSLGGDSVL; this is translated from the exons atgcACTCAACCCAGCCTTTCATTATCAAATATTTCCAAGAATTGGCTGATCGT GTTGTCGCGCCCCTTGAGACAGTTAGGGATATAACCGTGGCTTTACATATGATAGGCGATATAAGTGGCTCAACCCTGGAGGATCCGTTATCAAACCGATATAACAAGCTCAGATGCAAAATCACCCCACTGGAGGACTCCTCAGCTGACTACAAAATGACTGTAAAGTACTTTgagaaaacaaatgaacccaTCAAAGTTGGTGAGATT AGTTGCGATATTTCAGTCGAGAATATCTTCAATGTTGATTCGAGTGCTGGATCATCCTCTGAGGACATCAAGAAGTTGCCTAACAAAGTTCTATTATGGCGTG GAACATGTAGCTCAAACCTTCTACGACACCTCCAGAAAGAATCCCTTCCTGCTTTGTGTTCGATTCCTGTTCCTGGCTACATG TTTGGTGTTAGTTTGGGAGGCGATAGTGTGCTATGA